The region GATTTTGGACATAACATTTTTGATTgacaaagactacaatgttaaattttggattgCAAAGGGCTGGCATCCACTTGAAGTGGACATAATTTTTCccagaaactacatcatgtaaaaagataattctttgtttttttacactcatcGGGGCCCAATTAGCCTTAATATCaatgagaaattaaaatgtaaGCCTTGCAAGTTTGGGTCTTAGGACATTAAGAGAATTTTTCCAAGTGTGTGGCCTAAAATATGTATGGAAGTTCTCTGACCTGTGTCCGCATAGAATGAGGTAGCGGAGGAGTCTCTGgtctgtcatcatcatcatctgtcAGTGTGGGGCTATGTGACCTAGTGACTTCTCTTCTGCCCAAACGGACCATGCCAGGTATTTGGGTCATTTTCACCTGCTGACTCTTTCTTGAGCTGTTCCTTTTCAAAGAGGGCCCTCTGGTGCTGGACGGCTGAAGTACATAACCTGAAAGCAATAAAACATTGAAGTAACTAACGAGTGATGCAACAAGTCAATCGGATCTTTTCTGAATTCTCACTCCTGCAGGACTCCTCCGCATATGACACATCCGCCGTTGAAGGTAGAGCTTCATTCCCATTTCCTCCGTTCTCCTCAACTCGTAGTCTCCTCTTCTTTCTGGGTTGATTTTCCACCAAATCATCCTCCAGCCAGTCATCAATCAGATATTCCTCCTCGGGAACCAGTGCTGATTTGCTGCTGGATGAAGGTTCAAATATGCTGGGGAAGCGTGGCTCTGTTAAGCGGCCTTGTAGGAGGGTTTTAGCACTGCCTAATGCTCGAATAGCACTGTGGTACTCTTCCTGTGCGAAGATGCCAGACACAGGGTCATTTCTCCCACTTTCTCGGCCGGTGTTATTGACTAACTCTGCTTCTTTAACGGGAGATGTATCTTTTCGACTAGTAGCTGCTGGTATTGATGCACTCTGGCGGCCGGTACAAAGGGGAATTATAGAGCTGTCAGAGTCGCTGTCATCTGAAGAGCTGTTCCTAttctaaaaacaaatcaaaaacattgtttatttcttCTAACAAAAACATGTTAGTATTTGAACCCATTTAGCTTTGGACAAATAATGACATCATTTACACAGTAGAAAATCATTACACTAACTGTTAGTACCCCATAAAGAAGTGCAGTCTCTGTTCCTCTAGTTCGAAACCGGTGCGATGAACTGCTGAGCTGTCGCTTTTTGAGGGCAGAAGGAGTGTTCTTCTCCTGTAACCGGTGGTTGCTACCGGACCGGTCTTGGCTTGTGGCACAACCACCTCCAGAGGACAAAAGCGGCTCAGAATTTTCGGCATCAAAAAGCTGACTGTCCAGCAGAGCCTCAAAAGGTTGGGGAGCAGTAGAAGTGATAGCCACTTCAGAGGGAAGAGAAAAAAGATTAGATTAAATCATTATGTGGTTTCTAAATGacacaaatgaaaataatatatagAAAAATCAATCACCTCTCCCCGAAAGCCCATTCTTCAACAGTTGCTCCGTAGCTGCACACTCTTGCCTGGCCTCATCGTCCAGCTCATTTTTGTATGTCTTACGCCAATGACGGAGTGTGTCCATTGCAGTCTCACCCTGACAGACAGAAAATACTTGATAAGACTGAAACAattcaacaataacaataaaaaatacaataaattttaaaaaatgctaatagtATGTATTGTTTGTAACAGTTACATATGTTTTTAAACCTTTCACTGAGGTTAAACACTTTACTTTAATACTATACTACACTTTACTACTATACACATTGCAAGACGAACATGCACCCACAGAAAATGATaattacacacacacgtacTTTAGCATTGCGAAGGTTGATGGAAGCCCCTCGTTCGACCAAGAGTCTGGCTACTGTAAAATTGCCACAAGCCAGGGCGTCGTGCAGTGGACTGACACCGTCACACAAATTGCCACCCTGGTCGTTAACGTTGGCCCCTCGGTCCAGCAGGAAAGCCACAATTTCTGGATGAAAAGAATGAGAAAGATTGATGAGACAAAGCGCTAATATTAAATGTATCTGTCTATGGATTTTAAATCACTTGCCATGGTAACCATGGTTGCAGGCCTCATGCAATGGAGTCCAACCACAGAAGTCTCTGGGATTCACTGGGTGGCCCTAACAGCAATAAACATATAAATTGTTCTAAAATAATGACCATATGACCAATGCCAGGAAATGTGATCCATACAGAAGGAAATCACATGCCAAGGTTTTGATTCCAATGCTAACTAAAATAATGctttaaatttttcatttaaaatgtgtacttttgGCCCACCTGTTCTACCAGGTACTGGACTTGCTTCAAGTTGCCGTCTATGCACGCCCTGTGGAGGGATGTCTCTCCCTTCTCATTTCTTCTGTTCCACTGCAGAGAAAAGTGCAGCAGTAATTCAGGAGGTCAAATTTTAGGAGAAAAATCATTATCCTCCCTCATACTCACCCGCCCTGCTTTCCTCCTTCCAGGTACCATCTTCTCATATCCTTCCAAGTCTTCATCTagaaacaatgtaaaaaaagtaaGACCAACTTGGGAGCATTGATGCTTCCATctacagagagaaaaaaagacagcCAAACCTGAATCTGAGAGGACAACATCACTGTCATCCAGGGGTTCACTGTTGTCCATTTCCTCTTCTAACTCTTCTTCCGCATCATTTCCATCTGGACTCCAGCCTTCAGCGGCACATAGCTCCAGTAGTTTCGTTTCAACATCATTGACGTCTGACAAGCCCTTTCGCTTCTGCGCCGCTAACCACAGCCTCAAAACTCGCTTCTGCATGAGATGAAAACCTGAGCTGACTATTTAATACGACACTTACAACATTAAGTATGTAATGTGTCATAAGTAATATTTCACAGAAATCATATTATTGTGGTAAAAGTGAATTATGTGGGGAGATCTTCTCACCCTTCATTTTCTATGGGATTATTAGTCTATTGTGTGGACCATCACCAGGAAACTCACACTAATACAGTAACAGCCAAATTCACACTTGcaaataatttaacattttcatgTGGGAGAAAGCCAGAATAATTAGAGAAACTCCACACAAGCAcagggagaacaagcaaactccccAGACAAAAgttaaattgacaatatattgaCTGTGAGCAGAACATGTTAACAACTGAAGCTGAAGCTAAATATCAACCACATTTTAGAATCAccatacaataaataaaagagtACATGTtacaaaaatgatccaaaaaggTGCATGAATCTAGTGTAAGAGCAGTATGCTACCATGGCAACACAAATCAAACATGGAGTTAGCCTGGGGGGGATGGTGAAGTCTTTTTCTATGACTGCTCTTGGTTCTGTTCAACAAGATAAATGGATGTATATGATAACTGATTGCCAAAAATTTAATAAGAGGATTACACGAATTATATATGAATTTTCTCATTCAATTGGTTGTATAAGTGTTGTCCCGATCTCATACTTAACATGGGAATTGGCGATCAATAGAGCTTTTATTTGAGTATTGGACAGGATTTGCACAATGTACTATTTGCCACATGTGACCACGAGAGGGGCGAATTTTGCCTGGTCACAGTGAACGATGTTGCCTCTCAGTAGTTTTGCCAAAAGTCGATCAAGGTCAATAGCACTCCTTACCTTTAGTCTGGGCTGTCCACACTTCTGAGCACACTCAAGTGCCGCACCGTAGCTGCTGTCTAGATCCTTGCAAGCAGTACCACTCTCCTGCTGTGCTGCTGCAATGTTTAGCCAAGTGTTGCAGTCctgacacaaacacacgcacagaACTGTAGATTCTCGCGCTGATGACACATCTAGTCCATCGATCATAAATCGGATTACCTCGGCCGAACTGCCCTGTCGTAATGCCAACTCCTGCTTGTAGTGCTGTACGGCCTCCTCGTGTCGCCGTAGGTCAGTGAAGGTGGCGGCCAGAGACACGTGGATGACCGCCAGCTCACGTGCGGGCTTCCCCAATGCTTCAGCCCCTCGAAGCTAATCCGCAGGGATTGACagcattaatttaaaaaaaaaaacctcatttaaAGATGACAATCAAAATTAAATTACCTAAATTGTacacaaacaataaaatcacCTGAGTTTGATACGAGTCCACAGCTTTATTGAAGCAGCCAACCTTGCAAGAGAGATCCCCGAGTTGTTCTGCTATCTCAACGGCCTCGTAGGAGCTGAGTTTCTTGGCCTGATCCTCTCCTAACTTCTCTTCCAGTTTACAGCCCAGGTCAGCTTTGGAATTGATATTTTGAAAGTTTCATTAGATAAACAGATTTTCACATAAGATTAAGATTTTACTGTAAATGTATTACTGTAAAGGCAATAATTTAAGACAGTTGGTgtagttttgttttcaattttgtttcattaaccactctttggctgccattgacagcaacggATGTCTAATCTATTTTAACTGGAAGGGCTTGGAagcattggaaaaaaagtacCATAGCCCACCAACTGAGTAAAGATAGGCATATCATTGAGATCTTGTtagtcttaaaaatatatatttttaaaattattatttaagaGCTAACTGGaattaaaatatttcataagAAAATGCATAGCTTCAACTCTTGTGATCTTTTTagtcttaaaaatatttatttttaaaattattatttaagaGCTAACTGGaattaaaatatttcataagAAAATGCATAGTTTCAACTCTTTTGTACTACACTCCCATTACATGAAGGGGTTTTtgatcaatctttttttttttgcaatattccCATTTCGTGctcaaatcatttatttttatcgtCTTAACACCTCAGAAGTAATTCTCCTCATGGACAGTAGTAGGCAGTTTTCTTTAAATGTACTCAATGTAAAAAGCGAGATATTTTACCATATTTAAACACTCTCTTCACAGCCTGCCTGTCCTCTGGCTGCTGGGAACCAAGCAATAATGCTTTTTTAAGAGATCGTCTCGCAGccacaaaatcccccaaagaaAGTTGGACCTAAGGGCCAAAAGAAGAAATTAGAAAAGGCACAAAAATTTGCTTAATTTTATCTCCATTTCTTTATCACCTTGCCGATGCAGTGGAAGCACTCGCTTTCACCAAATTTGTCCTTAATCTTGCGGGCGCATTCTTTGGCCTGCTCGAGGCAGCGCACAGAGTTTGAATGCTGGCCGTTGCGAAAGAAGATGTTGCCCAAATTGAAATTGGCCCGATAGAGATCTTCAAGCAGcccacttttcctttttttattatcaaagaagggaaaaaattaATACCAAGCaaaagaaagggaaagaaagaaatgtcAGCATTTCTAATTACAAGCACGTCAATGAAGTTTGACATCAATGCCTCAGAGTCgcatatttagtgttttttataCCAGAGAATTTCTGGTTTGGGTTAACAAGTATGGCAGTATGAACACAACTAAATCTGTGGTCAAATCTGTGGTAGTTTCACACCTAAACTTATGTAAACCTCATCACCATGCATTACAAAAAGCAAAGCtgaattcattttaaacattgCTGAAATTTCCCATGTTTGAAACACCTCATTTTGACAGGAAAATATTTCCcacaaataataagaaaatgaaGAGCTTAAACATGAGGCCTTCTGAGTCACTTACTCTGCAATGAAGACACTGCGACGAATAAACTCGCTGCAGCGCTTGGGCTCTCCCAGGTGGTCACAAACCAAACCAAGATTGAGAAAAAGGCGAGCCTTCATTTCATTGATCTCTCGCTCTTGCACCAtccctaaaaaaacacacacaaaaaaacatttaaatcatgGAAATGAACCTAAAACGGATACAAAGCAGCAGGAGTTCAAACCTTGAAGATGATCTACAATAGTAAGGCTCTTTCTGAAAGCATCTTCTGCCTGTTCGAGACTTTCCCGCGATTGGTCTGACTCAAAGAGAAATAGGTAAGTCCGGCCTATCGTGGCAAGTGCCCGCTGCTCCTCAGCGTGATCTCGGACAGAACGAGCCAAGTCCAGGTGACGGCGCTGATGCTTGACAAGACAAATACAAGTCTGTTATGAACATATTACATAGTGAATATATGCATACAAGAGATGTGCCTTATCCGGTCACACTAACAGAAATTGGGCCAATCATGTCAATTTTTAGAGGATAGAATCaggttaaaaacataaaataaaattatgtaattttcaaaatgtattgattttcaCTTAACATTTTAAGCGGTACAACACAGCAACAATAAGATACAAAgatgtggggagggggggggggggatacaaatatatacatacttacaAGCTGAAGCCCAAGTAAAATTGCCGGAGTTGGAATTagcgttacatttttttattttattgacggTTTGTTTTTAGAAGAAAAGTAACTTTACTGCTAATATGCTAAACCGACAAAATCACCTTGGATTTAATTTAGATAATTTATGAACATTCCAGAAATTTTGGTACacactataaaaataaaaacaagaagtgTTTATCCTTAATACATTGCCGAGGTATTGGCGGATCTTTAAAATCAGGTGATTTGGACTCAAAGTATTTGATAAGGATAACCCTAATACATGCATATTGATCAACTCACTTTTAATGCAGTCTCAATGTTCCCAAGTTCTGCATAGCACTCTCCTATTTTACGATTAGCCACAGCCTTCCCAATTACATCATTTAAGATCTCAGAGAAGGATAACTCTTGCTGGTGCTCTTCAATGGCAGCTTCATAGTCACCTGGACAGAATATTTAAAGATGAAGTTACTTAAGTTTAGcaaatatgacaaaattgtagaaAACGTTATATTGTGATAGGCTAACACAAgattcaaaatgaaaatatatattgtaaaatagcACACAGTATTAATAGAATATGTTGGGTAGAGGAAAATGCATGAATTggatatattttcctttttttgtttacaaattaAAATACTATATAGAAATCATATGGTGGAACCGTGGAAAGAGGGGAGTCTGCATATTTTTCCTgtgcatgcgtgggttttctccaggtagtctggtatcctccagcacccccgcgtaCCATGGGTTGAtgggcagtatggaaaatgaatgcctATAGAATCATGCTTTCATTGATTTTGGAGCGATTGctatgtaatgtaaaaataaacaaaaataacttgGAAGTAAATATAACCAGTCAATTGATTGCATTATGCACTTTTATGAATGTTTTCTAAAGGTGTGTCTTCATTGTTTTGAGATCTCACTGATTCCAACTACATTGGAGTAAAAACTGAAGTTGATGCACGTAGTTTAAAACACCGATTCAACACAGATGTGTTTACCTCTGCTTTTAACtttgaaatagaaaaagaaatagGGCACTTACCGTTTCTTGATAGCAGCTCTCCAAGCTGATTGCAAATGTTGGCCTCCTCTCTTAAATTGTTGCTGTTCTGGGCTTTATTTTTCGCTTTCATCAGCACTACAAAAACAGCAATCAACATTGTGAACAATTGAGCCGATGCTTTAACCAAAAAAGAGTGATGGAAGAAATACTCACGTTTAAACTCCCGTGAAGTACTCATAGTAAAACTCGTTGCAATGCTTGCTACAAGCTAGGCTGCAATGAAATGACTAACAGTGGAGCCCGCTCAACTGAATCTTTACCGTTGAAAAACAAAGGCAAACTGTGTAACACACACTTTTACGCGTACTTAGCATCAAGACACATCACTACCAGTCATTTACACTGCCGATCgcgatatatgatatatatcaCGGGTGTTTGAAACTCATGCGTCCgtgttgttttgtgttatggAAGTTTGCGAAACCCCGCCAGCGAGTTGTCACCCACCCACTCAAGAGAAGGCGAAATTAAACCCTAAATCAGGACTGTCAGGCAAAACTTAATTTGTTCTGTGAAACTGCAGcattctggaaaacaaatacagtacatacattAGGGAATAAACTCaaagattaaaatattttcaatgcagaaaaaatagattgcaTTATTAATAGAAttggtctcacagctctggggtcctggattcgaatccaggtcggtgcacctgtgtggagtttgaatgttctccctgggcgtgcgtgggttttcttccggtactccagtttcctcctacattccaaaaacatgcatggtaggctgtttggacaatctaaattgctcctaggtatgagtgtgagcatcaatggttggctggccaccgattcagggtgtgtcccccacctcatggccgaagtcagctgggataggctccggcacccacCGCatccctagtgaggataaagtgattcagaaaatgaatgaatatagttGTTGATTGGCTTGCTAGGGAGCATTTGATTGATATCAATTGAAACTAAAACTTTAAATCTATCATGTAATCTGTTGCGTTATAGGCACCGCAATTTAAgagaattttaatatttatttcatttgtatgaattaagaaagaagaaacaaaaatgaaatacattaaTATTGAAAGCAGgactattgtttaaaaaaagtaaactgtCAAACAACAATATTCTTCCAATTAAAGTTGGAAAGgtggcaatttagagcagtggttttcaaagtgggcggtaccgccccccggggggcggtgtgaactttcaggggggcgctgacgaataaacaggcgaatggggggcgttgaaatagtgaagggggcgatggagcaattacagtaaaatgtgacgttggtgtttgtagaaagaccggaaaaattgattgtctgtaataaaaagtcgacaaaaaacaagctttattgaaacaagaaacgttgtctgctcgagcgctcacgagcagcgcgcatataccgtatatcactaattgtcgc is a window of Stigmatopora nigra isolate UIUO_SnigA chromosome 13, RoL_Snig_1.1, whole genome shotgun sequence DNA encoding:
- the tonsl gene encoding tonsoku-like protein — its product is MSTSREFKLLMKAKNKAQNSNNLREEANICNQLGELLSRNGDYEAAIEEHQQELSFSEILNDVIGKAVANRKIGECYAELGNIETALKHQRRHLDLARSVRDHAEEQRALATIGRTYLFLFESDQSRESLEQAEDAFRKSLTIVDHLQGMVQEREINEMKARLFLNLGLVCDHLGEPKRCSEFIRRSVFIAEKSGLLEDLYRANFNLGNIFFRNGQHSNSVRCLEQAKECARKIKDKFGESECFHCIGKVQLSLGDFVAARRSLKKALLLGSQQPEDRQAVKRVFKYADLGCKLEEKLGEDQAKKLSSYEAVEIAEQLGDLSCKVGCFNKAVDSYQTQLRGAEALGKPARELAVIHVSLAATFTDLRRHEEAVQHYKQELALRQGSSAEDCNTWLNIAAAQQESGTACKDLDSSYGAALECAQKCGQPRLKKRVLRLWLAAQKRKGLSDVNDVETKLLELCAAEGWSPDGNDAEEELEEEMDNSEPLDDSDVVLSDSDEDLEGYEKMVPGRRKAGRWNRRNEKGETSLHRACIDGNLKQVQYLVEQGHPVNPRDFCGWTPLHEACNHGYHEIVAFLLDRGANVNDQGGNLCDGVSPLHDALACGNFTVARLLVERGASINLRNAKGETAMDTLRHWRKTYKNELDDEARQECAATEQLLKNGLSGRVAITSTAPQPFEALLDSQLFDAENSEPLLSSGGGCATSQDRSGSNHRLQEKNTPSALKKRQLSSSSHRFRTRGTETALLYGNRNSSSDDSDSDSSIIPLCTGRQSASIPAATSRKDTSPVKEAELVNNTGRESGRNDPVSGIFAQEEYHSAIRALGSAKTLLQGRLTEPRFPSIFEPSSSSKSALVPEEEYLIDDWLEDDLVENQPRKKRRLRVEENGGNGNEALPSTADVSYAEESCRSYVLQPSSTRGPSLKRNSSRKSQQVKMTQIPGMVRLGRREVTRSHSPTLTDDDDDRPETPPLPHSMRTQPSTQVSPASMPSSLPPPIRMRVRVQDDIFLIPVPQSEAESCTVSWLCEQAAQRYYQKCGLLPRLSLQKEGALLSPHDLLLAVLHTNEEVLAEVSSWDLPPLQERYKKACISLSVEENRRVTRLCEVQDGSASLLVRGLGLGASSLAALLRALKLQASLTELRLPGNRLDDELISELVATTATMPRLCVLDISANQVTGEGLEKAANALKGLAHPAFPSLKELDLSLNPLGDSISESLSSILSSCPLLADLSLRGCGLTSRFLQQHRLLLASAMTDTGHLKAVSLSHNALGSTGFELVLKTLPLHTLTHLDLSAVRRGTTDFPSLEHLTKLLSHDNNCSLTHLNLAANGLTDCSVATLARCLPTCPNLVNLDLSANPSITSTGFHCILSALREARRSLTFLNLQGCQLSGPLDSVDLHTLSDLVKDLRLCSQGLNKLDRQALKENWTNTHSHGYFVDKKAACFLSTVSSS